The Bacteroidia bacterium genome includes the window GTTACGTGTACATTGCCTATTACGCGTTTCGGTTCAAAAATAAAAAGACAATCGAAGTGTAATTTTTTTATCTCAATTCGTACAGATTTTTTAAATTTGGCTTGTAAATTATTTTATCATGTCTGGTCATAATAAGTGGTCTAAAATAAAACGTAAAAAAGGTGTTTCTGACGGCAGAAGAGCAAAAGCGTTTACGCGTATTTTAAAAGAAATTGCTATTTCTATAAAAGAAGGTGGAATGGCTGATCCTGATGCTAATCCGCGTTTGCGACTTGCTATTACCAACGCAAAAGGCATGAATATGCCGAAGGATAATATTCAACGTGCCATCCAAAAAGCAGTCGGAAAGGACGCTGCAAATTATACGCAAGTAAGTTACGAAGGCTATGCGCCCGGCGGTGTTGCGGTGTTTGTGGAATGCACTACGGATAACATCAATCGCACGGTGGCAGATGTGCGCCACGCGTTTACAAAAAATAACGGAACGCTTGGTACCAATGGTTCGCTGAGTTTTTTGTTTGATTTAACAGGTGTTTTTACCATTCAAAAAAATAATTTTTTGGAAGATGAAATGATGCTTTTATTATTGGATGCTGGTGCTGATGATGTGTTGGTGGACGAAGAAATTTTTACAGCTTTTACAACGCTCGAAAATTTTGCGCCAATGCAAAAAAAATTAGAAGAACAAAAAATAGAAATTGAAAATGCCGAATTGCAACGCATCCCCAAAAATACAATTACATTGGACATCGAATCGGCTAAAAAAGTATTAAAAATGATTGATGCGCTGGAAGAATACGATGATG containing:
- a CDS encoding YebC/PmpR family DNA-binding transcriptional regulator gives rise to the protein MSGHNKWSKIKRKKGVSDGRRAKAFTRILKEIAISIKEGGMADPDANPRLRLAITNAKGMNMPKDNIQRAIQKAVGKDAANYTQVSYEGYAPGGVAVFVECTTDNINRTVADVRHAFTKNNGTLGTNGSLSFLFDLTGVFTIQKNNFLEDEMMLLLLDAGADDVLVDEEIFTAFTTLENFAPMQKKLEEQKIEIENAELQRIPKNTITLDIESAKKVLKMIDALEEYDDVQNVFHNMEMTDELIEAL